Proteins from a genomic interval of Harpia harpyja isolate bHarHar1 chromosome 7, bHarHar1 primary haplotype, whole genome shotgun sequence:
- the MBD5 gene encoding methyl-CpG-binding domain protein 5 isoform X3, with translation MNGGKECDGGDTDGGPPAVQVPVGWQRRVDQSGVLYISPSGSLLSCLEQVKTYLLTDGTCKCGLECPLVLPKVFNFDPGAAVKQRTAEDVKADEDVTKLCIHKRKIIAVATLHKSMEAPHPSLVLTSPGGGTSATPVVPTRAATPRSMRNKSHEGITNSVMPECKTPFKLMIGASNAMGRLYVQEMAGSQQQELHSVYPRQRLGSNELGQKSPYRGSHGGMPSPASSGSQIYGDGSISPRTDPLGSPDVFTRNNPNFHGAPNSSPIHMNRTPLSPPSVMLHGSPIQSSCAMAGRTNIPLSPTLTTKSPVMKKPMCNFSTGMEIPRAMFHHKPPQGPPPPPPPPSCALQKKPLTSEKDPLGILDPIPSKPVNQNPVIINPTTFHSNVHSQVPVMNVSMPPAVVPLPSNLPLPTVKPGHMNHGSHVQRVQHSASTSLSPSPVTSPVHMMGSGIGRIEASPQRSRSSSTSSDHGNFLLPPVGPQSSCSGIKVPPRSPRSTIGSPRPSMPSSPSTKHDGLNQYKDIPNPLIAGMSNVLNPPNNAVFPTASAGSGSLKSQPGLLGMPLNQILNQHNAASFPASSLLSAAAKAQLANQNKLAGNNNNSSSNSGPVASGGNNEGHSTLNTMFPPAANVLLPTTEGQSGRAALRDKLMSQQKDPLRKRKQPTTTVLSLLRQSQLDSSGVSKAGSDLIRKQSQSSFPISSMSQLLQSMSCQSSHMSSNSTTSCGSSNTALPCSGNQMHFADTSMNSGSLQNSLAQSLPLRGEGVHCQNTNTNFVHGTSPGTTNHLAGLINQMQASGNCGMLSQSGMALGNSLHPNPPQSRIQASSTPVIPNSIVSSCNQTSPEAGGSGPSSSIAIAGTSQPAITKTTSVLQDGVIVTTAAGNPLQSQLPIGSDFPFAGHEHSLHFPQNSSSNNNLPHSLNQNLLNSLPISLPVNQQHLLNQNLLNILQPSAGEGDMSSINTALNNHQLSHLQSLLNNNQMFPSNQQQQHLLQGYQNMQGFQGQPPIPGPANNPNPMACLFQNFQVRMQEDAAVLNKRMITQMGMAPVPESSNTMLPPFQETSCDLQQRTESSLGQQAKDNLNVAAQGDTSVDAIYKAVVDAASKGMQVVITTAVSSTTQMSPIPALSAMSAFTASIGDPLNLSSAVSAVIHGRNIAVSDHEGRIRNTRGTRILKNSEHGKNLNEGDGYEYYKSTSCNTPKKQWEGEQSPISEINRWKCDEFLDHSTHIHSSPCHERPNNISTLPLLQGEQHQLLLSQRNCQSDKMLEENFRYNNYKRTMMSFKERLENTVERCAHINGNRPQQNRGFGELLNTSKQDLILEEQSPSSSNSLESSLVKDYIHYNGDFNAKSINGCVPSPSDAKSISSEDDLRNPDSPSSNELIHYRPRTFNVGDLVWGQIKGLTSWPGKLVREEEVHNSCQQNAEEGKVWVMWFGVHTFTQVEPEKLKTLTEGLEAYNRARKRNRKSGKLNNHLEAAIHEAMSELDKMSGNVHQIPQGDRQVKPPKPKRRKISR, from the exons GTGCAACTCCAGTAGTTCCTACTCGAGCAGCAACTCCAAGATCGATGAGGAATAAATCGCATGAAGGAATTACAAATTCTGTGATGCCAGAATGTAAGACTCCTTTCAAGTTGATGATAGGGGCATCTAATGCCATGGGTAGGCTTTACGTGCAAGAAATGGCTGGAAGCCAGCAACAAGAACTTCATTCTGTCTATCCTAGGCAGAGATTGGGTAGTAATGAACTTGGACAGAAGTCTCCGTATCGTGGCAGTCATGGTGGGATGCCCAGTCCAGCTTCATCAGGATCACAGATATACGGAGATGGCTCAATCTCTCCTAGGACTGACCCACTTGGAAGCCCTGATGTTTTCACAAGGAACAATCCCAATTTTCATGGAGCGCCCAACTCTAGTCCTATTCACATGAACAGGACACCTCTATCTCCACCATCAGTAATGCTACATGGTTCTCCCATACAGTCATCCTGTGCAATGGCTGGAAGGACTAATATACCTCTTTCCCCAACCTTGACCACAAAAAGCCCAGTAATGAAAAAACCCATGTGTAATTTTTCAACTGGTATGGAAATACCACGAGCAATGTTTCACCATAAACCTCCCCAAGGTCCACCCCCACCTCCTCCACCGCCTTCTTGTGCTCTTCAGAAAAAGCCATTAACATCAGAAAAGGATCCACTTGGCATACTTGACCCTATTCCTAGCAAACCAGTGAATCAGAATCCCGTTATCATTAACCCAACTACTTTCCATTCAAATGTCCACTCTCAGGTACCCGTGATGAATGTAAGCATGCCTCCTGCTGTCGTCCCTTTGCCAAGTAATCTTCCTTTGCCAACTGTAAAACCTGGTCACATGAATCATGGAAGTCATGTTCAAAGAGTTCAGCATTCTGCTTCAActtccctctctccttcaccAGTGACGTCCCCGGTGCATATGATGGGATCCGGGATTGGAAGGATCGAGGCTTCTCCCCAAAGATCACGCTCTTCTTCCACGTCATCAGATCATGGAAATTTCCTGCTGCCTCCAGTAGGACCACAGTCATCCTGTAGTGGTATTAAAGTTCCTCCCAGGTCCCCAAGGTCAACAATAGGGTCACCGAGACCATCTATGCCATCTAGCCCTTCCACCAAGCATGATGGACTTAATCAATACAAGGACATCCCTAACCCATTAATTGCTGGAATGAGTAATGTATTAAATCCTCCAAACAATGCAGTTTTTCCTACTGCATCGGCTGGAAGTGGTTCCTTGAAGAGTCAGCCTGGTTTGCTGGGAATGCCTTTAAATCAGATCTTGAACCAGCACAatgctgcctcttttccagcaAGTAGTTTactctcagcagcagccaaagcacAGCTAGCAAATCAAAATAAACTTGCTGGTAACAACAATAACAGCAGTAGCAATTCTGGACCTGTTGCCAGCGGTGGCAACAACGAAGGACATAGCACTTTAAATACCATGTTCCCTCCTGCTGCCAATGTGCTTCTACCAACGACTGAAGGGCAAAGTGGCCGAGCAGCACTGAGAGATAAATTGATGTCTCAGCAAAAAGATCctctgaggaaaagaaagcagccGACCACCACGGTGTTGAGTTTGCTGAGACAGTCTCAGTTGGACAGTTCTGGAGTTTCCAAAGCTGGATCTGATTTGATAAGAAAGCAAAGTCAAAGCTCTTTTCCCATCAGTTCTATGTCCCAGCTACTTCAGTCCATGAGTTGTCAAAGCTCTCACATGAGCAGCAATAGTACCACCAGTTGTGGGAGCTCAAATACTGCTTTACCTTGCTCTGGTAACCAGATGCATTTTGCAGACACCAGTATGAACTCTGGCAGTCTCCAGAACTCGCTGGCACAGAGTTTACCCTTGCGAGGGGAAGGTGTGCACTGCCAGAACACAAACACTAACTTTGTCCACGGTACTAGCCCGGGCACAACCAACCATCTTGCAGGTTTAATAAATCAGATGCAGGCTAGCGGGAACTGTGGGATGCTCAGTCAGTCAGGAATGGCTTTAGGAAATTCATTACATCCGAACCCACCTCAGTCGAGAATCCAGGCATCCTCCACTCCAGTGATACCAAACAGCATTGTTAGCAGCTGTAATCAAACAAGTCCTGAAGCAG GGGGTTCAGGACCGTCATCATCAATAGCCATAGCTGGCACCAGCCAACCGGCCATCACAAAGACAACATCTGTGCTTCAAGATGGTGTTATAGTCACTACTGCAGCTGGAAACCCACTTCAGAGCCAGCTGCCCATTGGGAGCGATTTCCCTTTTGCTGGCCACGAACACTCGCTTCATTTTCCGCAGAACAGCTCTTCAAACAACAATCTTCCACATTCTTTGAATCAAAACCTCCTCAATTCTCTACCTATCTCTTTGCCAGTGAATCAGCAACATCTCCTAAACCAGAATCTATTAAATATACTACAGCCTTCAGCAGGAGAAG GTGACATGTCATCTATAAACACTGCTTTGAATAACCATCAGCTGAGTCATCTCCAGTCGCTATTAAACAACAATCAGATGTTTCCTTCaaatcagcagcaacagcaccTTCTCCAGGGGTACCAGAACATGCAGGGCTTTCAAGGCCAGCCCCCAATTCCTGGCCCAGCTAACAACCCAAACCCCATGGCATGTCTGTTCCAAAATTTCCAG GTGAGAATGCAGGAAGATGCTGCTGTCCTAAACAAAAGAATGATCACTCAAATGGGAATGGCACCAGTTCCTGAGAGCTCCAACACTATGCTTCCTCCTTTCCAAGAAACATCTTGTGATTTGCAGCAAAGAACTGAATCATCTCTTGGACAACAGGCAAAGGATAACCTCAATGTCGCTGCTCAGGGTGATACATCGGTGGACGCTATCTACAAAGCAGTTGTAGATGCTGCAAGCAAAGGAATGCAAGTAGTAATCACCACTGCCGTTAGCAGTACAACACAAATGAGTCCCATTCCAGCTTTGAGTGCCATGAGTGCCTTCACAGCCTCAATTGGTGACCCATTAAATCTTTCTAGTGCTGTCAGTGCAGTAATCCATGGAAGAAACATTGCCGTTTCTGATCATGAAGGTAGGATAAGGAACACTAGAGGAACACGAATACTGAAGAATTCAGAGCACGGTAAAAATTTGAATGAAGGGGATGGGTATGAATATTACAAATCAACAAGTTGTAACACACCCAAAAAACAGTGGGAAGGGGAGCAAAGTCCCATCAGTGAGATAAATAGATGGAAATGTGATGAGTTTCTAGACCACTCTACCCATATCCATAGTAGTCCTTGTCACGAAAGGCCCAATAACATCTCCACACTGCCATTGCTACAAGGCGAGCAGCATCAGTTACTGTTATCACAGCGAAACTGTCAAAGTGATAAAATGTTGGAGGAGAATTTCAGGTATAACAATTACAAAAGAACTATGATGAGTTTTAAGGAAAGACTGGAGAACACTGTGGAACGTTGTGCACACATAAACGGAAATAGGCCTCAGCAGAACAGAGGATTTGGGGAGTTGCTGAACACTTCTAAACAAGACCTGATTCTGGAAGAGCAATCTCCAAGTTCCTCAAATAGCTTGGAAAGTTCGTTAGTTAAAGACTATATCCATTACAATGGAGATTTTAATGCCAAAAGCATTAATGGGTGTGTGCCTAGCCCTTCAGATGCTAAAAGCATCAGTAGTGAAGATGACCTAAGGAACCCAGATTCCCCTTCTTCAAATGAGCTGATACATTACAGGCCGAGGACGTTTAATGTTGGCGACTTGGTCTGGGGCCAAATCAAAGGACTGACTTCGTGGCCTGGAAAACTAGTAAGAGAAGAAGAAGTTCACAATTCATGTCAACAAAACGCTGAGGAGGGGaag GTCTGGGTAATGTGGTTTGGTGTTCATACCTTCACTCAGGTGGAGCCAGAGAAGTTGAAGACACTAACAGAAGGTCTAGAAGCTTACAACCGAGccagaaaaaggaacagaaa aaGTGGAAAGCTAAATAACCATTTAGAAGCTGCTATACACGAGGCCATGAGTGAACTAGACAAAATGTCTGGGAAT GTCCACCAAATCCCACAGGGAGACAGACAAGTGAAGCCTCCAAAACCCAAGAGGAGGAAGATCTCTAGATAA
- the MBD5 gene encoding methyl-CpG-binding domain protein 5 isoform X4, protein MNGGKECDGGDTDGGPPAVQVPVGWQRRVDQSGVLYISPSGSLLSCLEQVKTYLLTDGTCKCGLECPLVLPKVFNFDPGAAVKQRTAEDVKADEDVTKLCIHKRKIIAVATLHKSMEAPHPSLVLTSPGGGTSATPVVPTRAATPRSMRNKSHEGITNSVMPECKTPFKLMIGASNAMGRLYVQEMAGSQQQELHSVYPRQRLGSNELGQKSPYRGSHGGMPSPASSGSQIYGDGSISPRTDPLGSPDVFTRNNPNFHGAPNSSPIHMNRTPLSPPSVMLHGSPIQSSCAMAGRTNIPLSPTLTTKSPVMKKPMCNFSTGMEIPRAMFHHKPPQGPPPPPPPPSCALQKKPLTSEKDPLGILDPIPSKPVNQNPVIINPTTFHSNVHSQVPVMNVSMPPAVVPLPSNLPLPTVKPGHMNHGSHVQRVQHSASTSLSPSPVTSPVHMMGSGIGRIEASPQRSRSSSTSSDHGNFLLPPVGPQSSCSGIKVPPRSPRSTIGSPRPSMPSSPSTKHDGLNQYKDIPNPLIAGMSNVLNPPNNAVFPTASAGSGSLKSQPGLLGMPLNQILNQHNAASFPASSLLSAAAKAQLANQNKLAGNNNNSSSNSGPVASGGNNEGHSTLNTMFPPAANVLLPTTEGQSGRAALRDKLMSQQKDPLRKRKQPTTTVLSLLRQSQLDSSGVSKAGSDLIRKQSQSSFPISSMSQLLQSMSCQSSHMSSNSTTSCGSSNTALPCSGNQMHFADTSMNSGSLQNSLAQSLPLRGEGVHCQNTNTNFVHGTSPGTTNHLAGLINQMQASGNCGMLSQSGMALGNSLHPNPPQSRIQASSTPVIPNSIVSSCNQTSPEAGGSGPSSSIAIAGTSQPAITKTTSVLQDGVIVTTAAGNPLQSQLPIGSDFPFAGHEHSLHFPQNSSSNNNLPHSLNQNLLNSLPISLPVNQQHLLNQNLLNILQPSAGEGDMSSINTALNNHQLSHLQSLLNNNQMFPSNQQQQHLLQGYQNMQGFQGQPPIPGPANNPNPMACLFQNFQVRMQEDAAVLNKRMITQMGMAPVPESSNTMLPPFQETSCDLQQRTESSLGQQAKDNLNVAAQGDTSVDAIYKAVVDAASKGMQVVITTAVSSTTQMSPIPALSAMSAFTASIGDPLNLSSAVSAVIHGRNIAVSDHEGRIRNTRGTRILKNSEHGKNLNEGDGYEYYKSTSCNTPKKQWEGEQSPISEINRWKCDEFLDHSTHIHSSPCHERPNNISTLPLLQGEQHQLLLSQRNCQSDKMLEENFRYNNYKRTMMSFKERLENTVERCAHINGNRPQQNRGFGELLNTSKQDLILEEQSPSSSNSLESSLVKDYIHYNGDFNAKSINGCVPSPSDAKSISSEDDLRNPDSPSSNELIHYRPRTFNVGDLVWGQIKGLTSWPGKLVREEEVHNSCQQNAEEGKVEPEKLKTLTEGLEAYNRARKRNRKSGKLNNHLEAAIHEAMSELDKMSGNVHQIPQGDRQVKPPKPKRRKISR, encoded by the exons GTGCAACTCCAGTAGTTCCTACTCGAGCAGCAACTCCAAGATCGATGAGGAATAAATCGCATGAAGGAATTACAAATTCTGTGATGCCAGAATGTAAGACTCCTTTCAAGTTGATGATAGGGGCATCTAATGCCATGGGTAGGCTTTACGTGCAAGAAATGGCTGGAAGCCAGCAACAAGAACTTCATTCTGTCTATCCTAGGCAGAGATTGGGTAGTAATGAACTTGGACAGAAGTCTCCGTATCGTGGCAGTCATGGTGGGATGCCCAGTCCAGCTTCATCAGGATCACAGATATACGGAGATGGCTCAATCTCTCCTAGGACTGACCCACTTGGAAGCCCTGATGTTTTCACAAGGAACAATCCCAATTTTCATGGAGCGCCCAACTCTAGTCCTATTCACATGAACAGGACACCTCTATCTCCACCATCAGTAATGCTACATGGTTCTCCCATACAGTCATCCTGTGCAATGGCTGGAAGGACTAATATACCTCTTTCCCCAACCTTGACCACAAAAAGCCCAGTAATGAAAAAACCCATGTGTAATTTTTCAACTGGTATGGAAATACCACGAGCAATGTTTCACCATAAACCTCCCCAAGGTCCACCCCCACCTCCTCCACCGCCTTCTTGTGCTCTTCAGAAAAAGCCATTAACATCAGAAAAGGATCCACTTGGCATACTTGACCCTATTCCTAGCAAACCAGTGAATCAGAATCCCGTTATCATTAACCCAACTACTTTCCATTCAAATGTCCACTCTCAGGTACCCGTGATGAATGTAAGCATGCCTCCTGCTGTCGTCCCTTTGCCAAGTAATCTTCCTTTGCCAACTGTAAAACCTGGTCACATGAATCATGGAAGTCATGTTCAAAGAGTTCAGCATTCTGCTTCAActtccctctctccttcaccAGTGACGTCCCCGGTGCATATGATGGGATCCGGGATTGGAAGGATCGAGGCTTCTCCCCAAAGATCACGCTCTTCTTCCACGTCATCAGATCATGGAAATTTCCTGCTGCCTCCAGTAGGACCACAGTCATCCTGTAGTGGTATTAAAGTTCCTCCCAGGTCCCCAAGGTCAACAATAGGGTCACCGAGACCATCTATGCCATCTAGCCCTTCCACCAAGCATGATGGACTTAATCAATACAAGGACATCCCTAACCCATTAATTGCTGGAATGAGTAATGTATTAAATCCTCCAAACAATGCAGTTTTTCCTACTGCATCGGCTGGAAGTGGTTCCTTGAAGAGTCAGCCTGGTTTGCTGGGAATGCCTTTAAATCAGATCTTGAACCAGCACAatgctgcctcttttccagcaAGTAGTTTactctcagcagcagccaaagcacAGCTAGCAAATCAAAATAAACTTGCTGGTAACAACAATAACAGCAGTAGCAATTCTGGACCTGTTGCCAGCGGTGGCAACAACGAAGGACATAGCACTTTAAATACCATGTTCCCTCCTGCTGCCAATGTGCTTCTACCAACGACTGAAGGGCAAAGTGGCCGAGCAGCACTGAGAGATAAATTGATGTCTCAGCAAAAAGATCctctgaggaaaagaaagcagccGACCACCACGGTGTTGAGTTTGCTGAGACAGTCTCAGTTGGACAGTTCTGGAGTTTCCAAAGCTGGATCTGATTTGATAAGAAAGCAAAGTCAAAGCTCTTTTCCCATCAGTTCTATGTCCCAGCTACTTCAGTCCATGAGTTGTCAAAGCTCTCACATGAGCAGCAATAGTACCACCAGTTGTGGGAGCTCAAATACTGCTTTACCTTGCTCTGGTAACCAGATGCATTTTGCAGACACCAGTATGAACTCTGGCAGTCTCCAGAACTCGCTGGCACAGAGTTTACCCTTGCGAGGGGAAGGTGTGCACTGCCAGAACACAAACACTAACTTTGTCCACGGTACTAGCCCGGGCACAACCAACCATCTTGCAGGTTTAATAAATCAGATGCAGGCTAGCGGGAACTGTGGGATGCTCAGTCAGTCAGGAATGGCTTTAGGAAATTCATTACATCCGAACCCACCTCAGTCGAGAATCCAGGCATCCTCCACTCCAGTGATACCAAACAGCATTGTTAGCAGCTGTAATCAAACAAGTCCTGAAGCAG GGGGTTCAGGACCGTCATCATCAATAGCCATAGCTGGCACCAGCCAACCGGCCATCACAAAGACAACATCTGTGCTTCAAGATGGTGTTATAGTCACTACTGCAGCTGGAAACCCACTTCAGAGCCAGCTGCCCATTGGGAGCGATTTCCCTTTTGCTGGCCACGAACACTCGCTTCATTTTCCGCAGAACAGCTCTTCAAACAACAATCTTCCACATTCTTTGAATCAAAACCTCCTCAATTCTCTACCTATCTCTTTGCCAGTGAATCAGCAACATCTCCTAAACCAGAATCTATTAAATATACTACAGCCTTCAGCAGGAGAAG GTGACATGTCATCTATAAACACTGCTTTGAATAACCATCAGCTGAGTCATCTCCAGTCGCTATTAAACAACAATCAGATGTTTCCTTCaaatcagcagcaacagcaccTTCTCCAGGGGTACCAGAACATGCAGGGCTTTCAAGGCCAGCCCCCAATTCCTGGCCCAGCTAACAACCCAAACCCCATGGCATGTCTGTTCCAAAATTTCCAG GTGAGAATGCAGGAAGATGCTGCTGTCCTAAACAAAAGAATGATCACTCAAATGGGAATGGCACCAGTTCCTGAGAGCTCCAACACTATGCTTCCTCCTTTCCAAGAAACATCTTGTGATTTGCAGCAAAGAACTGAATCATCTCTTGGACAACAGGCAAAGGATAACCTCAATGTCGCTGCTCAGGGTGATACATCGGTGGACGCTATCTACAAAGCAGTTGTAGATGCTGCAAGCAAAGGAATGCAAGTAGTAATCACCACTGCCGTTAGCAGTACAACACAAATGAGTCCCATTCCAGCTTTGAGTGCCATGAGTGCCTTCACAGCCTCAATTGGTGACCCATTAAATCTTTCTAGTGCTGTCAGTGCAGTAATCCATGGAAGAAACATTGCCGTTTCTGATCATGAAGGTAGGATAAGGAACACTAGAGGAACACGAATACTGAAGAATTCAGAGCACGGTAAAAATTTGAATGAAGGGGATGGGTATGAATATTACAAATCAACAAGTTGTAACACACCCAAAAAACAGTGGGAAGGGGAGCAAAGTCCCATCAGTGAGATAAATAGATGGAAATGTGATGAGTTTCTAGACCACTCTACCCATATCCATAGTAGTCCTTGTCACGAAAGGCCCAATAACATCTCCACACTGCCATTGCTACAAGGCGAGCAGCATCAGTTACTGTTATCACAGCGAAACTGTCAAAGTGATAAAATGTTGGAGGAGAATTTCAGGTATAACAATTACAAAAGAACTATGATGAGTTTTAAGGAAAGACTGGAGAACACTGTGGAACGTTGTGCACACATAAACGGAAATAGGCCTCAGCAGAACAGAGGATTTGGGGAGTTGCTGAACACTTCTAAACAAGACCTGATTCTGGAAGAGCAATCTCCAAGTTCCTCAAATAGCTTGGAAAGTTCGTTAGTTAAAGACTATATCCATTACAATGGAGATTTTAATGCCAAAAGCATTAATGGGTGTGTGCCTAGCCCTTCAGATGCTAAAAGCATCAGTAGTGAAGATGACCTAAGGAACCCAGATTCCCCTTCTTCAAATGAGCTGATACATTACAGGCCGAGGACGTTTAATGTTGGCGACTTGGTCTGGGGCCAAATCAAAGGACTGACTTCGTGGCCTGGAAAACTAGTAAGAGAAGAAGAAGTTCACAATTCATGTCAACAAAACGCTGAGGAGGGGaag GTGGAGCCAGAGAAGTTGAAGACACTAACAGAAGGTCTAGAAGCTTACAACCGAGccagaaaaaggaacagaaa aaGTGGAAAGCTAAATAACCATTTAGAAGCTGCTATACACGAGGCCATGAGTGAACTAGACAAAATGTCTGGGAAT GTCCACCAAATCCCACAGGGAGACAGACAAGTGAAGCCTCCAAAACCCAAGAGGAGGAAGATCTCTAGATAA